A stretch of the Deltaproteobacteria bacterium genome encodes the following:
- a CDS encoding (2Fe-2S)-binding protein, whose protein sequence is MVKIKIDDKEIDVPQGTTVLQAAKANKIDIPYFCYHSKLSIAGNCRMCLVQIKGQNKPVISCREQVREGLEVDTKSPEVKKMQRGVLEFILVNHPLDCPICDQSGECVLQDNYFKYSKSSSRLEDQKIHKPKVKPLGPLVTLDDERCIVCTRCVRFCDEVAKTHELCVTQRGGHSELTTFPGKR, encoded by the coding sequence ATGGTTAAAATAAAAATTGATGACAAAGAAATCGATGTTCCTCAGGGAACAACTGTTTTGCAGGCGGCTAAGGCCAATAAAATAGATATTCCCTATTTTTGTTATCACTCGAAACTCTCCATCGCCGGCAATTGCCGGATGTGTTTGGTGCAAATCAAGGGACAAAATAAACCCGTGATTTCCTGTCGTGAACAGGTGCGTGAAGGACTGGAAGTGGATACGAAGTCGCCCGAAGTTAAAAAAATGCAGAGGGGAGTTTTGGAATTTATCCTCGTGAATCATCCCCTCGATTGCCCCATTTGCGATCAATCAGGCGAATGCGTTCTTCAGGACAACTATTTTAAATATTCAAAATCTTCGTCGCGTTTAGAAGACCAAAAAATTCACAAACCGAAAGTCAAACCCCTTGGACCGTTGGTAACGCTGGATGATGAACGCTGTATTGTCTGTACGCGCTGTGTTCGCTTCTGCGATGAAGTGGCCAAAACGCACGAACTTTGTGTGACACAACGCGGGGGACATTCTGAGCTCACCACGTTCCCCGGAAAGCGTTGA
- the nuoF gene encoding NADH-quinone oxidoreductase subunit NuoF yields the protein MEYVLTKNWHVPDQRKISVAEKNDAYSSLKKVFGMTPLQIIEEVKASGLRGRGGAGFATGIKWGFIPKDNKKPVYLINNFDESEPGTFKDRMIAEKDPHMIIEGMIIASFAIGAHTAFIYIRGEYHRPWEILEEALKEAYAKGYLGKNILGSGFDLDIFTHRGAGAYICGEETALLSSLEGGRGYPRIKPPFPAIAGAWACPTIVNNVETLSNIPYIINNGAAAFKKIGTEKSAGTKLMSASGHINKPGVYEVEMGLPIRTFLEEHLGGVWKGRKVKGVVPGGSSFAPLTNEEAMRTNLDFESCAAAGTSLGSGGFYVMDDTTCMVRLLQFTTKFYAHESCGQCTPCREGSGWISKIARRIESGNGRERDLNLLEDVCSNVVNGRTICVFADAMAMPVQGFLKKFRHEFEEHIRLGKCPHG from the coding sequence ATGGAATACGTATTAACTAAAAATTGGCATGTGCCGGATCAACGCAAAATTTCTGTTGCCGAAAAAAATGACGCTTACTCTTCATTGAAGAAAGTTTTTGGCATGACACCCCTGCAAATAATTGAAGAAGTAAAGGCTTCTGGACTTCGTGGTCGCGGTGGTGCTGGTTTTGCAACGGGTATAAAGTGGGGATTCATTCCCAAAGACAATAAAAAACCGGTTTATCTCATCAACAATTTTGACGAGAGTGAACCCGGCACATTTAAAGACCGGATGATTGCCGAAAAAGATCCCCACATGATTATTGAGGGGATGATTATCGCTTCTTTCGCCATCGGCGCTCACACCGCTTTTATTTATATTCGCGGTGAATACCATCGTCCGTGGGAAATTCTCGAAGAAGCTTTGAAAGAAGCGTATGCAAAAGGTTATCTCGGAAAAAATATTTTAGGCTCCGGTTTTGATCTCGATATTTTTACGCATCGCGGTGCGGGTGCTTATATTTGCGGTGAAGAGACCGCCCTTCTTTCTTCGCTTGAAGGTGGAAGAGGTTATCCGCGCATCAAACCGCCGTTTCCCGCGATTGCGGGAGCGTGGGCTTGTCCTACCATTGTGAACAATGTCGAAACATTGTCCAACATTCCCTACATTATTAATAATGGAGCCGCCGCTTTCAAAAAAATCGGGACGGAAAAAAGTGCGGGCACCAAACTGATGTCGGCCTCGGGTCACATTAACAAACCCGGAGTTTATGAAGTGGAGATGGGGCTTCCCATTCGCACTTTTCTGGAAGAACATTTGGGCGGCGTTTGGAAAGGCAGAAAGGTGAAAGGGGTTGTGCCGGGTGGATCTTCATTCGCGCCGCTCACGAACGAGGAAGCGATGCGGACCAATCTGGATTTTGAATCGTGTGCCGCGGCGGGAACATCCTTGGGTTCCGGCGGTTTTTATGTGATGGATGACACAACCTGCATGGTCCGTCTTTTGCAATTCACAACAAAATTTTACGCGCATGAATCGTGCGGACAGTGCACTCCCTGCAGAGAGGGAAGCGGTTGGATCTCCAAAATTGCCCGGCGTATTGAATCGGGAAATGGAAGAGAAAGAGATTTGAATTTGCTGGAGGATGTTTGCAGTAACGTGGTGAACGGCAGAACCATTTGCGTTTTTGCCGATGCAATGGCAATGCCTGTGCAGGGATTTTTGAAAAAATTCCGTCACGAGTTTGAAGAACACATTAGATTAGGGAAATGCCCACATGGTTAA
- the nuoE gene encoding NADH-quinone oxidoreductase subunit NuoE, with protein sequence MSFEFTIENKQRFEGYLKRYPQKKAALLPSLWLVQEQQGWISPESMEYLAGLLDLTPAHIFETATFYTMYNMKPIGKHHIQVCNSICCCLRGSEGVVQYLKKKLGVNVGESTADKRFHLSAVECLGSCGTAPMMQINNDYYEDLNEAKIDEILEKLK encoded by the coding sequence ATGAGTTTTGAGTTTACAATCGAAAACAAACAGCGTTTTGAGGGCTATCTCAAGCGCTATCCGCAAAAGAAGGCGGCGCTTTTGCCTTCTCTTTGGCTTGTGCAGGAACAACAGGGATGGATTTCGCCGGAGTCGATGGAATATCTGGCCGGGCTTCTGGATTTGACTCCCGCCCATATTTTTGAGACCGCCACTTTCTACACCATGTACAACATGAAACCGATCGGTAAACACCACATTCAGGTTTGCAACAGCATCTGTTGTTGTTTGCGCGGATCGGAAGGAGTTGTCCAATACTTGAAGAAAAAACTGGGCGTGAATGTAGGAGAGTCCACCGCGGATAAACGGTTTCATCTTTCCGCCGTGGAATGTCTGGGTTCTTGCGGTACCGCGCCGATGATGCAAATAAACAATGACTACTACGAAGATTTAAATGAGGCAAAGATCGATGAGATATTGGAAAAGTTGAAATAA
- a CDS encoding NADH-quinone oxidoreductase subunit D gives MITDIPKPLSENNMLLNMGPSHPTMHGTLRVLLELDGETIVNATPEIGYLHRCFEKESEVKNYTQVIPYTDRLNYVSPLMNNVGYCMAVEKMWPLEIPERAIWIRMLVAELSRIMDHCVCIGTNVVDIGALTNFWYLFNPREKLIDWVEALCGARLTNTYTRVGGVMRDVPPNTKTFLSACMKDIYKAVKDTTGLLKKNRIFMDRTQRVGAISKEDAISYGFTGPCLRACDVNYDIRKAHPYYFYDQLNWDVPLGKYGDSYDRLFVRFEEIIQSSRMVEQMLEKMPEGPIMTDRRDVALPAKHEVYGSIEGIIRQFKIIMHGIKPPAGEIYSYTEAANGELGFYIVSDGSDKPYRIKVRPPCFAIYQAYPDLMKGSLVADAVAILGGLNIVAGELDR, from the coding sequence ATGATAACGGACATTCCAAAACCGCTGAGCGAAAATAATATGCTCTTGAACATGGGGCCTTCGCACCCGACCATGCACGGGACACTGCGCGTGCTTTTGGAACTCGACGGCGAAACCATTGTTAATGCGACACCGGAGATTGGTTACCTTCACCGCTGTTTCGAAAAAGAGTCCGAAGTTAAAAACTACACGCAAGTAATTCCCTACACCGACCGTCTCAACTATGTTTCGCCGTTGATGAACAATGTTGGTTACTGCATGGCGGTGGAAAAAATGTGGCCGCTCGAAATTCCGGAGAGGGCAATCTGGATTCGGATGCTTGTCGCGGAACTCTCGCGCATCATGGATCATTGCGTTTGCATCGGAACAAATGTGGTCGACATCGGTGCTCTCACCAACTTTTGGTATCTTTTTAATCCGCGCGAAAAATTGATCGACTGGGTAGAAGCCTTGTGCGGCGCCCGTTTAACAAACACCTACACGCGTGTGGGCGGTGTGATGCGCGATGTTCCTCCGAACACCAAAACATTTTTAAGTGCGTGCATGAAAGATATTTACAAAGCGGTGAAAGACACGACCGGCCTTTTGAAAAAGAACAGAATTTTTATGGATCGCACACAACGTGTGGGCGCCATCTCGAAAGAAGATGCGATCAGTTACGGATTCACCGGACCGTGTCTCAGGGCGTGCGATGTAAATTATGATATTCGCAAAGCCCATCCCTATTATTTTTACGATCAGCTCAACTGGGATGTGCCTCTTGGAAAATATGGCGATTCGTATGACCGTCTCTTTGTTCGCTTCGAAGAAATAATTCAATCGTCGCGGATGGTGGAGCAGATGCTCGAAAAAATGCCGGAAGGTCCTATCATGACTGATCGCCGCGATGTGGCTCTGCCCGCAAAACATGAAGTCTATGGATCCATTGAAGGAATCATCCGGCAATTCAAAATTATCATGCACGGCATCAAACCGCCCGCGGGAGAAATTTATTCCTACACCGAAGCGGCCAATGGAGAACTTGGATTTTATATTGTGAGTGACGGTTCAGACAAACCGTACCGGATCAAAGTGCGTCCCCCCTGTTTCGCGATCTATCAGGCTTATCCCGATTTGATGAAGGGATCATTGGTGGCGGATGCCGTCGCGATTTTGGGTGGATTAAATATTGTAGCGGGGGAATTGGATAGATGA
- a CDS encoding NADH-quinone oxidoreductase subunit C has translation MKYARERLKEVFGPAILETSSYLGNETAVVAKEKIVDVIKFLRDTKGLEFNFMMDLCGADYPERPLRFEIVYNLYSLSTKGRVRLKVRVPESNPSLPSICNLYKAANWFEREAYDMFGIRFEGHPNLKRLLTFEEFEGYPLRKDYPVNKRPKIPTPDTLVR, from the coding sequence ATGAAATATGCGCGTGAGCGTTTGAAAGAAGTTTTTGGCCCCGCCATTTTGGAAACTTCCAGTTATTTGGGAAATGAAACCGCCGTTGTTGCGAAAGAAAAAATTGTCGATGTCATCAAATTTCTGCGCGACACCAAAGGACTCGAATTCAATTTCATGATGGACTTGTGCGGCGCTGATTATCCGGAACGTCCTCTGCGCTTCGAAATTGTTTATAATCTTTATTCGTTGTCAACCAAAGGGCGTGTCCGCCTGAAAGTGCGCGTTCCGGAATCTAATCCGTCTCTTCCTTCCATCTGCAATCTTTATAAGGCGGCCAACTGGTTTGAGAGAGAAGCCTATGACATGTTTGGAATCCGGTTTGAAGGTCATCCCAATTTAAAACGACTTTTGACGTTTGAAGAATTTGAAGGGTATCCCTTAAGAAAAGATTACCCGGTCAACAAGCGACCGAAAATTCCAACACCCGATACTTTGGTACGATAG
- the nuoB gene encoding NADH-quinone oxidoreductase subunit NuoB: protein MSVGDIIVTKLDEVVKWGRKFSLWPMPFGTACCAIEFMGVVSSHFDISRFGAELVRFSPRQADLLLVMGTINYKQAPILKRIYEQMCEPKWVISMGACASSGGFYDNYSVVQGIDEIIPVDVYIPGCPPRPEQLIDAVVKLQFSLQGIKKDAITPPKSTGHGL from the coding sequence ATGAGCGTTGGAGATATCATCGTAACAAAGCTCGACGAAGTGGTGAAATGGGGGCGGAAATTCAGTCTCTGGCCGATGCCTTTTGGAACCGCCTGTTGCGCGATTGAATTTATGGGAGTGGTCTCCAGTCATTTTGATATTTCCCGTTTTGGTGCAGAGCTGGTCCGCTTTTCCCCGCGCCAAGCTGATCTGCTGTTGGTGATGGGAACGATCAATTACAAACAGGCGCCGATTTTAAAAAGAATCTACGAACAAATGTGCGAACCAAAATGGGTTATTTCAATGGGAGCGTGCGCTTCTTCCGGCGGTTTTTACGATAACTATTCCGTCGTTCAGGGGATCGATGAAATTATTCCGGTCGATGTCTATATCCCCGGTTGTCCTCCGCGCCCCGAACAACTCATCGACGCCGTTGTCAAACTTCAGTTCAGTCTTCAAGGCATCAAAAAAGACGCCATCACTCCTCCCAAATCCACGGGTCATGGTCTATAG
- the ndhC gene encoding NADH-quinone oxidoreductase subunit A — protein MDSYFPLLVLFGIGIALSGGFVILSAFAGKKKPTPEKMTPYECGLDPIGAPRQRFSVKFYLIAVLFILFDIETVFLYPWASLFRQFKSAGLGGFIFVEMVVFLGVLALGLVYVWRRGALEWEK, from the coding sequence ATGGATTCTTATTTTCCACTCCTTGTTTTATTTGGTATCGGAATCGCTCTTTCGGGTGGATTTGTCATTTTGTCTGCTTTTGCCGGAAAGAAAAAGCCCACTCCTGAAAAAATGACCCCGTATGAATGCGGTCTTGATCCGATTGGTGCTCCGAGACAGCGTTTTTCCGTCAAATTTTATTTGATTGCCGTTCTTTTTATTCTTTTTGATATCGAAACAGTTTTTCTCTACCCTTGGGCCTCTCTTTTTAGACAATTTAAATCCGCAGGTTTGGGAGGTTTTATTTTTGTAGAGATGGTTGTGTTTTTGGGCGTCTTGGCGCTGGGACTTGTTTATGTCTGGCGTCGCGGCGCTCTGGAATGGGAAAAATAA
- a CDS encoding LamG domain-containing protein: MILDGKAVASGASVSLPIGGTNEQFVIQASDPEKSIENVAIVETNPKIDPNQILLSPIGGNQYLVTVSDKIAVPSATVTVAVSDKPVNGGAVQQSKATFSANFVKAAPPPPVSHLTCQNFQCKPAEGAGANECATDASCGHSTCQNGQCKLVAGAGANECATDANCGHSACQNNQCTRVAGAGADQCKTNDECAPKIGKALKFDGYNDYVNVNPTPQLSPQDAITVMAWVKKDKQDKPTDVDNAHFVRKGSEYTLDTSDNGAILRFTVNGQWGLGLAPYPNDGEWHHVAGTYDKNAGKIRTYIDGIQLKESPYATSITPSPQPLRIGARNDLYTQNMKGLIDEVCIYNRALATDEIKNIKQSGCTANMNGIVGYWPFDEGEGNIVMDYSNPDEAYPGQTAFLLNENYGSKFVVNPTDKNVGKTYKTWDEIQQGLKDNDTQTAGPVWAEGILPENTKFLAKRQAAKDAGSQSPGLSLNGLNEYLVVAPPDKRYVSDLYTLTLGNFSVCGWFKAKDRIAGVIGNGINEGGSFVMHIAGYGMASRSLRMRIIYSGGSTEVNAYLPDNNFWHFGCGVVDDKNVSIYLDSEIGSSALFKGTKTKFDGNIFIGTTRYLTSDPKYCFNPQDSKDLSKIDTEGCSAFMRGGLKDIQIFKRALTPAEIREQYNFSFGKPADPGKDKDLIAYWKFNEEKGVTKIADASTYRNDALLTEGSTGPKWGNGILGGGIELDGINDFIALGTSPTLNMADKNFSICTWLKTADTTKSIQDIFSNSMVSNTPGTYRFSVRGGKMGGDIVYGNSQNAVSSNKIVNDNQWHFGCQVVDDVNNNIYVDGVLEKSQALSGTKTKVLGSTGVPNNRPVYIGLIYPGYVRGNFGGVLDELSVWGKALSAEEIKSLYNNGSGLAVTSQTELLGLWHLDEVQGDFVYDSSDNSNHGVLKNEPAIIP, translated from the coding sequence ATGATCCTTGATGGAAAAGCCGTTGCTTCCGGCGCTTCTGTTTCTCTCCCTATCGGCGGAACAAATGAACAATTTGTTATTCAGGCAAGTGATCCGGAAAAATCTATCGAAAATGTGGCTATTGTTGAAACGAATCCAAAAATAGATCCCAATCAAATCCTCTTATCTCCCATCGGAGGAAACCAATATTTAGTTACTGTTTCCGATAAAATTGCTGTTCCAAGCGCAACAGTCACCGTGGCCGTTTCGGATAAACCGGTCAATGGAGGCGCAGTCCAGCAATCCAAGGCAACCTTCTCGGCAAATTTTGTAAAAGCCGCACCACCTCCTCCAGTCTCACACCTCACATGCCAAAATTTTCAATGTAAACCAGCTGAGGGCGCGGGCGCCAACGAGTGCGCCACGGATGCCAGCTGTGGACATTCAACTTGTCAGAACGGTCAGTGCAAACTTGTTGCCGGTGCGGGTGCCAATGAATGCGCCACAGACGCTAATTGCGGGCATTCAGCCTGCCAGAATAATCAGTGCACACGTGTGGCAGGCGCAGGAGCTGATCAATGCAAAACCAATGACGAGTGCGCTCCAAAGATTGGGAAGGCGCTCAAGTTTGATGGTTATAATGACTATGTCAATGTGAACCCCACCCCTCAACTTTCTCCGCAAGATGCCATCACGGTCATGGCATGGGTAAAAAAAGACAAACAAGACAAACCGACAGATGTAGACAATGCACACTTTGTCCGAAAAGGGAGTGAATACACACTCGACACGAGCGATAACGGCGCTATTTTGCGGTTTACCGTCAACGGACAATGGGGACTTGGATTAGCCCCTTATCCCAACGACGGGGAATGGCATCATGTTGCCGGAACTTATGATAAAAATGCGGGAAAAATAAGAACCTATATCGACGGCATACAGCTTAAAGAATCTCCCTATGCCACATCCATAACACCCTCACCACAACCACTCCGAATCGGTGCCAGAAATGATCTCTATACACAAAACATGAAGGGCTTGATTGACGAAGTCTGTATTTACAACCGCGCTCTCGCCACGGATGAAATCAAAAACATCAAACAAAGTGGGTGTACTGCAAATATGAATGGCATTGTCGGCTACTGGCCTTTTGACGAGGGAGAAGGAAATATCGTGATGGACTACTCCAATCCGGATGAAGCCTACCCCGGACAAACCGCATTTCTTCTGAATGAAAATTATGGCTCAAAGTTTGTCGTTAATCCCACAGATAAAAATGTCGGCAAAACATACAAGACATGGGACGAAATTCAGCAGGGTCTGAAAGACAATGACACGCAAACGGCAGGCCCTGTTTGGGCGGAAGGCATACTTCCGGAGAACACAAAATTCCTCGCCAAACGCCAAGCCGCTAAAGATGCAGGTTCTCAATCACCGGGTCTTTCCCTCAATGGTCTCAATGAATATCTTGTCGTGGCGCCACCCGACAAGCGTTATGTCAGCGATCTCTACACTCTCACACTGGGAAACTTCTCCGTTTGTGGATGGTTCAAGGCAAAAGATCGGATTGCAGGTGTAATCGGCAACGGCATCAACGAAGGCGGTTCTTTTGTGATGCATATTGCCGGCTACGGCATGGCTTCCAGATCACTCCGCATGCGTATTATCTATAGTGGTGGTTCAACAGAGGTCAACGCCTATCTTCCAGATAACAACTTCTGGCATTTTGGTTGTGGTGTGGTAGATGACAAAAACGTTTCCATTTATCTCGACAGTGAAATAGGGAGTTCAGCCCTGTTCAAGGGCACCAAAACAAAATTTGATGGCAATATTTTTATCGGAACCACTCGGTACCTTACCAGCGATCCCAAATACTGTTTCAATCCCCAAGACTCTAAAGACCTCTCAAAGATTGACACTGAAGGTTGTTCTGCCTTTATGAGGGGCGGCCTCAAAGACATCCAAATTTTTAAACGCGCACTTACCCCCGCCGAAATCCGGGAACAATATAATTTCAGCTTTGGAAAACCGGCCGACCCGGGAAAAGACAAAGACCTCATCGCTTATTGGAAATTCAATGAAGAAAAAGGTGTTACAAAAATCGCCGATGCTTCAACCTATCGCAATGATGCACTGTTAACGGAAGGTTCCACAGGTCCCAAATGGGGCAATGGAATCTTGGGTGGGGGAATAGAATTGGACGGAATTAATGATTTTATTGCGCTGGGAACTTCACCAACACTCAACATGGCCGACAAAAATTTTTCCATTTGCACTTGGCTCAAAACAGCAGACACAACAAAATCGATACAAGATATTTTTAGCAACAGTATGGTGTCAAACACCCCGGGCACCTATCGCTTTAGTGTCAGGGGTGGCAAAATGGGGGGCGATATAGTTTATGGCAACAGTCAAAATGCCGTCAGTAGCAATAAAATTGTAAATGATAACCAATGGCACTTTGGGTGTCAGGTTGTCGACGACGTCAATAACAACATCTATGTCGATGGCGTCTTAGAAAAATCACAAGCCTTGAGCGGAACAAAAACAAAAGTTCTTGGCTCAACAGGCGTTCCCAATAATAGACCCGTTTATATTGGATTAATTTATCCCGGATATGTTCGCGGAAACTTTGGCGGCGTTCTCGATGAATTGTCGGTTTGGGGCAAAGCCCTGAGTGCCGAAGAAATTAAGTCCCTCTATAATAATGGTAGTGGTTTGGCTGTCACATCGCAGACAGAACTACTTGGGCTGTGGCATTTGGATGAAGTACAAGGCGACTTCGTCTATGATTCATCAGACAACAGCAATCACGGTGTCCTCAAAAATGAACCGGCCATTATCCCATGA
- a CDS encoding AI-2E family transporter, with protein sequence MADSKNQSLEKTAFWVLLGVLLVVFFWLLKPFYSVLLLSLVLALISQPLFEFFLKIFNQRRYLSAFFCLVLFLLFAALPVGFVISAVAEQTIRAAQSLGEHFTLNQGFLAQIFENWRQTLGVEIDLYHWFKEFVQNAAQYLYQFSPKVISNTAGFFLGGLLTLILTYFLLVDGPKLYHQILEVSPLKNTYEKTLANEICVTLRACIYGYLLTALVQGILAGIGFWVIGIKLALLLGLATFIMAFVPIVGTGSVWVPVFIYLLAGGQYGKATFLFIYGFFIISGIDNILKPLLIQGKTNIHPVLLFLAIFGGLKLWGPVGLLAGPTLAAVLLATLKIYKKDFQTN encoded by the coding sequence ATGGCGGATAGCAAAAATCAGTCTCTCGAAAAAACTGCGTTTTGGGTATTGCTGGGTGTTCTTTTGGTTGTCTTCTTTTGGCTCTTGAAACCTTTTTATTCCGTTTTGCTTTTGTCCCTTGTTTTGGCTTTGATCTCACAACCTCTCTTTGAATTTTTCCTGAAAATTTTCAATCAACGGCGTTATCTTTCCGCATTTTTCTGTCTTGTTCTTTTCCTTTTGTTCGCGGCATTGCCGGTTGGATTCGTTATTTCCGCCGTCGCGGAGCAAACTATCCGGGCGGCCCAAAGCCTTGGAGAACATTTCACGCTGAATCAGGGATTTCTTGCCCAAATTTTTGAGAACTGGCGGCAAACACTGGGGGTTGAAATTGATTTGTATCATTGGTTTAAAGAGTTTGTGCAAAATGCCGCACAGTATCTTTATCAATTTTCCCCGAAGGTCATTTCCAATACAGCCGGTTTTTTTCTGGGCGGCCTGCTCACCTTGATCCTCACCTACTTTTTATTGGTGGATGGTCCCAAACTTTATCACCAGATACTGGAAGTCTCCCCCCTCAAAAACACCTATGAAAAAACGTTGGCCAATGAAATCTGCGTCACACTCCGGGCGTGTATCTACGGCTATCTCCTGACGGCTCTGGTACAGGGCATTCTGGCTGGCATCGGTTTTTGGGTTATCGGCATCAAATTGGCGCTTCTCTTGGGATTGGCAACTTTTATTATGGCCTTTGTCCCCATTGTCGGAACGGGATCTGTCTGGGTCCCCGTTTTTATTTATCTGCTCGCAGGCGGACAATATGGAAAAGCAACTTTTCTGTTTATCTACGGGTTTTTCATCATCTCCGGCATCGATAATATCTTAAAACCTCTTTTGATTCAGGGAAAAACAAACATCCATCCCGTACTACTCTTTCTCGCCATCTTTGGTGGATTAAAATTGTGGGGACCCGTAGGATTGCTCGCAGGCCCCACGCTGGCCGCCGTCCTGCTCGCCACCCTAAAAATCTACAAAAAAGATTTCCAGACAAATTGA
- the icd gene encoding isocitrate dehydrogenase (NADP(+)): MSTGEKIEIKNGKLQIPDNPIIPFIEGDGIGVDLWPATQHVLEGAVQKAYKGKKKIVWKEILAGEKANKLKGNWLPEETLDSIRIYKVTIKGPLTTPVGGGIRSINVALRQVLDLYACIRPVRYFNGVPSPLKEPQKLNVVIFRENTEDVYAGIEWASGTPEAEKLRNFLVTEMKAKIREKSGIGIKPMSPFASKRLTRMALKYAIANDRKIATLVHKGNIMKYTEGAFRQWGYEVAEEEFSGSVVTESALKEFGGKVPEGKILLNDRIADAIFQMVLLRPTEYSVLITPNLNGDYLSDACAAQVGGLGIAPGANVGDEAAVFEATHGTAPVHAGQDKANPSSLILSGVMMLEHMGWDEAAKLVVQGIERTLEQKTVTYDLERQMTGAKKIKCSEFGERIVANM, encoded by the coding sequence ATGTCGACAGGCGAAAAAATCGAAATTAAAAACGGAAAACTGCAGATCCCCGATAATCCCATTATTCCTTTCATCGAAGGAGATGGAATCGGAGTTGATCTTTGGCCAGCCACCCAACATGTCTTGGAGGGCGCCGTCCAAAAAGCTTATAAAGGAAAGAAAAAAATCGTCTGGAAAGAAATCCTCGCGGGAGAAAAGGCAAACAAACTCAAAGGCAACTGGCTTCCCGAAGAAACGCTCGATTCAATTCGTATATATAAGGTGACGATCAAAGGTCCCCTCACCACACCGGTGGGCGGCGGCATTCGCTCCATTAACGTGGCGCTCAGACAAGTGCTCGATCTTTACGCCTGCATCCGCCCCGTTCGTTATTTCAACGGCGTTCCTTCTCCCCTCAAAGAACCACAAAAACTTAATGTCGTGATTTTCCGCGAAAACACCGAAGATGTTTATGCGGGCATTGAATGGGCCTCAGGGACTCCAGAGGCGGAAAAATTGCGCAATTTTCTTGTCACCGAAATGAAGGCCAAGATTCGCGAAAAATCGGGAATTGGTATCAAACCGATGAGTCCCTTCGCCAGCAAACGACTGACACGCATGGCACTCAAGTATGCCATCGCCAACGACCGTAAAATAGCCACCCTCGTACACAAGGGAAATATCATGAAATACACGGAAGGCGCTTTCCGCCAGTGGGGTTATGAAGTAGCTGAAGAGGAATTTTCGGGAAGTGTCGTTACTGAAAGCGCTTTGAAAGAATTTGGCGGAAAAGTTCCCGAGGGAAAAATTTTGCTTAACGACCGCATTGCAGACGCCATCTTCCAGATGGTTTTACTCCGTCCCACTGAATACAGCGTGCTTATCACTCCCAATTTGAACGGAGACTATTTATCGGATGCTTGCGCGGCGCAGGTTGGAGGTCTTGGTATAGCTCCGGGCGCCAACGTTGGAGATGAAGCGGCCGTTTTTGAAGCCACGCACGGCACAGCACCCGTTCACGCAGGTCAAGACAAGGCAAATCCTTCTTCACTCATTTTGTCCGGCGTCATGATGCTGGAACATATGGGTTGGGATGAAGCGGCCAAACTTGTAGTTCAGGGCATTGAAAGAACACTCGAACAAAAAACAGTCACCTATGATTTGGAGCGGCAAATGACCGGCGCCAAAAAAATCAAATGTTCTGAATTCGGGGAACGCATTGTTGCAAATATGTAG
- a CDS encoding DUF3047 domain-containing protein: MDYELWTKHLRKLVLFLLLVLCPWSMVHGPAFAQSLPPTQLKGIECFERYKVDEFPTVFKTWPLQRGDAKKIYKVQEENGKKYLAAFDDKDLSKQIFREFDWNIKAFPYLRWKWRARALPKGAAENNGATNDSACGVYVLFGRTTGTALKFTWSTTLPVGTVFEKKPGEMVMKILDSGSKKLNQWRANSIDVPKMYEELLKKPLKREPTGFAILTDGNATHSPAACDYADFEISSVP, from the coding sequence ATGGACTATGAACTATGGACTAAACACTTGAGAAAGTTGGTGTTGTTTTTGTTGTTGGTCCTTTGTCCATGGTCCATGGTCCATGGTCCCGCCTTCGCCCAGTCCCTCCCACCCACACAACTCAAAGGCATCGAGTGTTTTGAGAGATACAAAGTGGATGAATTTCCCACCGTTTTCAAAACGTGGCCTCTTCAAAGAGGCGATGCCAAAAAAATTTACAAAGTTCAGGAAGAAAACGGAAAAAAATATCTCGCCGCGTTTGATGACAAAGATCTTTCAAAACAAATTTTTCGTGAATTCGATTGGAATATAAAAGCCTTTCCCTATTTACGCTGGAAGTGGCGTGCCCGCGCTCTGCCAAAAGGAGCGGCGGAAAATAACGGCGCTACCAACGACAGCGCTTGCGGTGTCTATGTCCTTTTCGGAAGAACAACGGGCACGGCCCTGAAATTTACGTGGTCCACCACACTGCCGGTGGGAACTGTTTTTGAAAAGAAACCCGGTGAAATGGTGATGAAAATTCTGGATAGTGGATCAAAAAAATTGAACCAGTGGCGCGCCAACAGTATTGATGTTCCAAAAATGTACGAAGAACTTCTGAAAAAACCGCTCAAGAGAGAACCCACCGGTTTTGCCATTCTGACAGACGGAAACGCCACGCATTCCCCTGCCGCTTGTGACTACGCTGATTTTGAAATTAGTTCGGTGCCGTAG